One genomic window of Clostridium taeniosporum includes the following:
- a CDS encoding CheR family methyltransferase, giving the protein MDFNDFHKWVHRELGINLSAYKPDQLNRRINSLMSRVGIKSLDEYTKAIKNDPNQKQKFLDFITINVTEFFRNPELFNELEKRMLTDLLPNNPNLKIWSAACSIGCEPYTISIMLDKIAPRGRHNVIATDIDNTILSKAKIGEYTSNEIKNIKNQDLSKYFDKKGDKYYVSNKIKSMVTFKKHDLILDRYDTNFDLIVCRNVVIYFNNDTKENIYKKFSNSLKKGGLLFVGATESIYNYKEYGFEKASTFIYRKI; this is encoded by the coding sequence ATGGATTTTAATGATTTTCATAAATGGGTTCATAGAGAATTAGGCATAAATTTATCAGCATATAAGCCCGATCAACTTAATAGAAGAATTAACAGTTTGATGAGTAGAGTTGGAATTAAGTCTTTAGATGAATATACTAAAGCTATAAAAAATGATCCTAACCAAAAACAAAAATTTCTAGATTTTATAACAATAAATGTTACTGAGTTTTTTAGAAATCCAGAATTGTTTAATGAACTAGAAAAAAGAATGTTAACAGATTTATTACCTAATAATCCTAATTTAAAAATTTGGAGTGCAGCATGTTCAATTGGTTGCGAGCCATACACAATCTCTATTATGTTAGATAAAATAGCTCCAAGAGGAAGACATAATGTAATAGCTACAGATATAGATAATACAATTTTATCTAAAGCTAAAATTGGTGAATATACTAGTAACGAAATAAAAAATATTAAAAATCAAGATTTAAGTAAATATTTTGATAAAAAGGGCGATAAATACTATGTAAGTAATAAAATTAAATCAATGGTTACTTTTAAAAAGCATGATTTGATTTTAGATAGATATGATACTAACTTTGATTTAATAGTCTGTAGAAATGTTGTTATTTATTTTAATAACGATACTAAAGAGAATATTTATAAAAAATTTAGTAATTCATTAAAAAAAGGTGGACTTTTATTTGTTGGTGCTACTGAAAGCATCTATAACTATAAAGAATATGGTTTTGAAAAGGCATCTACCTTTATTTATAGAAAAATATAA
- a CDS encoding chemotaxis protein CheA, translated as MDTSQYMTMFLEESLDNLQTLNESLLDLEQNPDDTDKVNEIFRVAHTIKGMAATMGFNDVAELTHKMEDVLAKFRDGELKVTQEVVTVLFDCLDTLERMIDNIESSSEENVDIDNIIKALENIAIKKEIDNTKESSVVEVKNVKSQNESSFELNEYDLSVIKQAKEKEFNVMEVKIKISENTLLKSARAFLIVKDIEDHGEILKSKPSTEEIENEEFDLDLNFIVVTHNTVEEMTNLVNGISEVENVKVFMVEIDNDIVAKEIEDKPNKEEVVTKKEVKENKPAPKTEARAKKTNSVKKDSKKAHQSVRVDLARIDNLMNMVSELVIYRTRLEQIVMDHKSAELNETLEQVGRTTSDLQDLVMKIRMLPLDTVFNRFPRMIRDVSIELDKEINFIIEGAETELDRTVIDEIGEPLIHLLRNAADHGIESKEERIASGKNPVGTVKLVAYQEGTKALIKVIDDGAGINVEKVKAKAEQKGINTEGLSDNDIKNLIFAQGFSTNEVVTDISGRGVGMDVVKTKISSLGGTVDVFSKEGEGSTFVIKLPLTLQIIQALLVKIGEETLAISLGFIDRVIDYKEENIKTSNGREVIIYRESVIPLVRLNETLDIEAGETEKKFVIIVNVGDKTIGLLVDSLLGQQEIVIKPLGATLKGLDQYIGATILGNGLVTLILDVGSLL; from the coding sequence ATGGATACATCTCAATATATGACTATGTTTTTAGAAGAGTCTTTAGATAATCTTCAAACTTTAAATGAATCATTATTGGATTTAGAGCAAAATCCAGATGACACTGACAAAGTTAATGAAATATTTAGAGTAGCACATACAATTAAGGGAATGGCTGCAACTATGGGATTTAACGATGTTGCAGAACTAACTCATAAGATGGAAGATGTATTAGCTAAATTTAGAGATGGAGAGCTAAAAGTAACTCAAGAAGTTGTTACAGTTCTATTTGATTGTTTAGATACATTAGAAAGAATGATAGACAATATTGAAAGCTCTTCAGAAGAAAATGTTGATATAGATAATATTATAAAAGCATTAGAGAATATAGCAATTAAAAAAGAAATTGATAATACAAAAGAATCTAGTGTAGTTGAAGTTAAAAATGTGAAGAGTCAAAACGAATCTTCATTTGAATTGAATGAATATGATTTATCAGTAATTAAACAAGCAAAAGAAAAAGAATTTAATGTAATGGAAGTTAAAATCAAAATAAGTGAAAATACATTACTTAAATCAGCAAGAGCCTTTTTAATTGTTAAAGATATTGAGGATCATGGTGAAATTTTAAAATCAAAACCTTCAACTGAAGAAATAGAGAATGAAGAATTTGATTTGGATTTAAATTTTATTGTAGTAACACATAATACAGTTGAAGAGATGACTAATTTAGTAAATGGAATATCAGAAGTTGAAAATGTTAAAGTTTTTATGGTGGAAATCGACAATGATATTGTTGCTAAAGAAATAGAAGATAAACCCAATAAAGAAGAAGTGGTTACTAAAAAAGAGGTAAAAGAAAATAAACCAGCACCAAAAACAGAAGCTAGAGCAAAAAAGACAAATTCTGTTAAAAAAGATTCTAAAAAAGCTCATCAATCTGTAAGAGTTGATTTAGCAAGAATTGATAATTTAATGAACATGGTTTCAGAACTTGTTATTTATAGAACAAGACTTGAACAAATAGTAATGGATCATAAATCAGCAGAGTTAAATGAAACATTAGAACAAGTAGGAAGAACAACTTCTGATCTTCAAGACTTAGTTATGAAAATTAGAATGCTTCCATTAGATACTGTATTTAATAGATTCCCAAGAATGATAAGAGATGTTTCAATAGAATTAGATAAAGAAATAAATTTTATTATAGAGGGTGCAGAAACTGAATTAGATAGAACTGTTATAGATGAAATTGGAGAGCCGTTAATACATTTGTTAAGAAACGCTGCCGATCATGGTATTGAATCTAAAGAAGAAAGAATTGCATCAGGAAAGAATCCAGTTGGTACAGTTAAATTAGTTGCTTATCAAGAGGGAACTAAAGCGCTTATAAAAGTAATAGATGATGGTGCAGGAATAAATGTTGAAAAAGTAAAAGCTAAAGCAGAACAAAAAGGAATAAATACTGAGGGATTATCAGATAATGATATTAAGAATTTAATCTTCGCTCAAGGCTTTAGTACAAATGAAGTTGTTACAGATATATCTGGAAGAGGAGTTGGAATGGATGTTGTTAAAACAAAAATTTCATCTTTAGGTGGTACTGTAGATGTATTTAGTAAAGAAGGAGAAGGTTCAACATTTGTAATAAAACTTCCTTTAACATTACAAATAATACAAGCGTTACTTGTTAAAATTGGAGAAGAAACTTTAGCTATATCTCTAGGATTTATTGATAGAGTAATAGATTATAAAGAAGAAAATATAAAGACAAGTAATGGAAGAGAAGTTATAATTTACAGGGAAAGTGTAATTCCATTAGTAAGACTTAATGAAACATTAGATATTGAGGCTGGCGAAACAGAAAAGAAATTTGTTATAATAGTGAACGTTGGTGATAAAACTATAGGTTTATTAGTAGATTCATTGCTAGGACAACAAGAAATAGTAATTAAACCTCTTGGTGCGACTTTAAAGGGGCTAGATCAATATATTGGAGCAACTATATTAGGTAATGGATTGGTTACTTTAATATTAGATGTAGGATCATTGTTATAG
- a CDS encoding chemotaxis protein CheC, with translation MEYTNFSSMQLDALKEVSNIGAGNAATALSVMISEKIDMTVPAVNIVKLEDIIELNSEEEVAGIIIRVLGDISGNILLIFNSDRAKKMIKRLAGYEEEITSELGKSILCEITNIITGSYMNAIAEFTNLKIIPSVPAVAYDMISAILTTTFIESCQYEENILDIETVFLDDTQEEIGAHFYYVPMPGSLEKILKSIGIN, from the coding sequence ATGGAATATACCAACTTCAGTAGTATGCAATTAGATGCGCTTAAAGAAGTATCTAATATTGGCGCTGGAAATGCTGCAACGGCTCTTTCTGTAATGATATCTGAAAAAATAGATATGACAGTACCAGCGGTAAATATAGTAAAACTTGAAGATATTATTGAATTAAATAGTGAAGAAGAAGTTGCAGGAATTATTATAAGAGTACTTGGAGACATTTCAGGGAATATTCTTTTAATATTTAATTCAGATAGAGCTAAGAAAATGATTAAAAGATTAGCAGGATATGAAGAGGAAATTACTAGTGAATTAGGGAAATCAATATTGTGTGAAATAACTAATATAATAACAGGATCATATATGAATGCAATAGCTGAGTTCACTAATCTTAAAATAATTCCATCTGTTCCAGCAGTTGCATATGATATGATTAGTGCAATTTTAACAACAACATTTATAGAATCTTGTCAATATGAAGAAAATATACTTGACATAGAGACAGTTTTCTTAGATGATACACAAGAGGAGATTGGAGCACATTTTTATTATGTTCCAATGCCAGGATCATTAGAGAAAATATTAAAATCAATTGGAATAAATTAA